One window of the Pseudomonadota bacterium genome contains the following:
- the ilvN gene encoding acetolactate synthase small subunit, translated as MRRVLSILLENEAGALCRVAGLFSARAYNIESLTVAPTEDPTVSRMTLVTGGSDEIIEQITKQLNKLVDVIKLMDLGEGQHIERELVLLKVSATGAAREEIKRLVDIFRGRIIDVNHAIYVIELTGTSEKIDAFLNGIDKKLILEVVRSGVSGIARGETALRV; from the coding sequence GTGCGCCGGGTCCTTTCCATCCTCTTGGAGAACGAGGCCGGGGCCCTGTGCCGGGTGGCCGGTCTGTTCTCGGCGCGCGCCTATAACATCGAATCTTTGACCGTCGCGCCCACCGAGGATCCGACGGTGTCGCGCATGACGCTCGTGACCGGCGGCTCGGACGAGATCATCGAGCAGATCACCAAGCAGTTGAACAAGCTCGTCGATGTGATCAAGCTCATGGATCTCGGCGAGGGGCAGCACATCGAGCGCGAGCTGGTGCTCCTCAAGGTGAGTGCCACCGGCGCAGCCCGCGAGGAGATCAAGCGCCTCGTCGACATCTTCCGCGGCCGCATCATCGACGTGAACCACGCCATCTATGTCATCGAGCTGACCGGAACGAGCGAGAAGATCGACGCCTTCCTAAACGGCATCGACAAGAAGCTGATCCTGGAGGTGGTGCGTTCCGGGGTGTCGGGGATCGCGCGCGGCGAGACGGCGCTCCGGGTGTGA
- the ilvC gene encoding ketol-acid reductoisomerase — protein MRIYYDKDADLSLIQDRRVAIIGYGSQGHAHANNLRDSGVSVVVALRPGSETAAKVAAAGLTSASVEEAVGSADLVTVLAPDEHQAALYRERIEPHLREGKTLVFAHGFNIHFRQIEPRPDLDVIMVAPKGPGHLVRSTYTQGGGVPCLIAVQQDASGQARDVALAYASAIGGGRAGVIETNFREETETDLFGEQTVLCGGITALIQAGFETLVEAGYSPEMAYFECLHETKLIVDLIYEGGLADMRYSISNTAEYGDFTRGPRVIGEASRQAMKEILKEIQTGQFAREFILENQAGAPVLKAMRRTGREHPIEQIGQKLREMMPWIKSNRLVDRSRN, from the coding sequence ATGAGAATCTACTACGACAAAGATGCCGATCTGTCTCTCATCCAGGACCGGCGCGTCGCCATCATCGGCTACGGCTCGCAAGGCCATGCCCATGCCAATAACCTCAGGGACTCGGGCGTTTCCGTGGTCGTGGCCCTGCGACCGGGCTCCGAGACCGCCGCCAAGGTCGCGGCGGCCGGCCTGACGAGCGCCTCGGTGGAAGAGGCCGTGGGCAGCGCCGATCTCGTTACTGTATTGGCCCCCGACGAGCATCAGGCGGCCCTGTACCGCGAGCGCATCGAGCCCCACCTCCGCGAGGGTAAGACCTTGGTCTTCGCCCATGGCTTCAACATCCATTTTCGGCAGATCGAGCCGCGCCCCGATCTAGACGTGATCATGGTCGCCCCCAAGGGTCCGGGGCACCTGGTGCGCTCGACCTATACCCAGGGCGGCGGGGTGCCGTGCCTCATCGCAGTCCAGCAAGACGCCTCGGGCCAGGCCCGCGACGTGGCGCTCGCCTATGCGTCGGCGATCGGCGGCGGGCGCGCCGGGGTCATCGAGACGAACTTCCGTGAGGAGACCGAGACCGATCTGTTTGGCGAGCAGACCGTTCTGTGCGGCGGGATCACCGCCCTCATTCAGGCCGGTTTCGAGACCCTGGTCGAGGCCGGCTACTCGCCCGAGATGGCCTATTTCGAGTGCCTGCACGAGACCAAGCTCATCGTGGACCTCATCTACGAGGGCGGTCTCGCCGACATGCGGTATTCGATCTCGAACACTGCCGAGTACGGCGACTTCACCCGCGGCCCGCGCGTCATCGGCGAGGCCTCCCGCCAGGCCATGAAGGAGATCCTGAAGGAGATCCAGACCGGCCAGTTCGCCCGCGAGTTCATACTCGAGAATCAGGCCGGCGCCCCCGTCCTCAAAGCCATGCGCCGCACCGGCCGCGAGCACCCCATCGAGCAGATAGGCCAGAAGCTCCGGGAGATGATGCCCTGGATCAAGAGCAATCGGCTGGTGGACCGGTCGCGGAATTGA